Below is a window of Methanocaldococcus jannaschii DSM 2661 DNA.
GAATGGAAACAATAATATAAGTTGGCCAATCATTTCTCGGATGGTCAACAGTTAAAATCAGACCGATTCGGAATGGAAACCGAAACAGATATATTAGGAAATTATATTGATGATATGTTAAAATCAGACCGATTCGGAATGGAAACTTTGGCAATTTATATAGCTCAATTGCGTATTCTTTCTTGTTAAAATCAGACCGATTCGGAATGGAAACATGAACTCTTTTAAATTATCTCTTTTACTACCCCTACAAATTCCCGTTAAAATCAGACCGATTCGGAATGGAAACTATTTACCTAATATTTTGATTAAATACTAAAAATTCTGTTAAAATCAGACCGATTCGGAATGGAAACTTTTTAGGTAGGATACTGAGGGCTGTAAGTTTTTTTGTTAAAATCAGACCGATTCGGAATGGAAACTCAGAATTCTCATCTGCATATTGCTTCATTATTCTCTTTAACGTTAGTTAAAATCAGACCGATTCGGAATGGAAACGAGTGTGGATATGTTGAAGATTTTGGAGTTGATTATTGTGGTGGTTAAAATCAGACCGATTCGGAATGGAAACTTATAACATAAGATTTTTATGTGTTCTTTTTGTTTTCTGTTAAAATCAGACCGATTCGGAATGGAAACATACTCAGATTTTGTTGTATGATTTGCATCTTTATTTTGTTAAAATCAGACCGATTCGGAATGGAAACTTCGGTTATCAAAAAGTTTAAATTTATGATAGGAATGTTAAAATCAGACCGATTCGGAATGGAAACTTTTTAACGAGAGTTTTCAGAGCATTTAGCTTTTTTGAGTTAAAATCAGACCGATTCGGAATGGAAACTAAGCTTCACCTTTTAACAAATAATAAGCACTTGATTAAAATCATATCTCTTAGAGAATAAATTATGCTCTTTTTAGTACAAAATAGTTATTAATAAAAAAGATTATCTAAAAAATCTTGCTCCTTGCTTAGTTCCTCTTTTTTTCAATATCTCACTCACTTTATTCATAATCTTCAATCTACCTAAATACCATTCTGGAGACACCTTAATACTTTCAGGAACTTTATCCTTAGACAATCTTTGAATTAACACATAAGGAGAGAGATGTTCTAAAAAATCACAAACTAAGCTTATATACTGATTTTCATCTAATGTCCTATATTCTCCTTTCCAATACATCTCCTCTAATTTTGTCCCTTTAACAACAACTAAGGGATATATCTTAACTGCTTCAATCTCTAACAGAGATAAAATTTTTGCTGTCTCCATCATCTCTTTCCAACTCTCTCCAGGAAGACCCAAAATCACATGCCCACAGACCTTTATTCCTCTTTTATGGCAGTCCTTTATTGCTTTTATAATATCTGAAACATCATGCCCTCTATTTAAAATCTCCAATGTCTTTTGATGCATACTTTGAACTCCCAAATCAATCCAAATGTCATAGCCATTCTCAACATATTCAGCTAAAATATCCAATTTCTCTTTTTCTAAGCAATCAGGTCTTGTTCCTATTGATAAGCCAATTACCTCTTTATAAGATAGGGAAAAATCCCAAATTTCTTTTAATTTCTCTGCTGGAGCATAAGTGTTAGTCCCAGGATAAAAATATATATAGAATTTTTTAAATCCTTTCTTTTTCTGATTTTCCATCTGTTTTTTAATTTGCTCTTTTAATGGAATTTTTGCACTGCAGTATTTGACGGATATTGGTCTTCCCATCTCTGGGCAGAAGATACATCCACCATTTTTTTTGTGAGGACATCCAAGTCCAATATCAACAGGAATTTTGAAAATTTTCTGTTTAAATTTTTTCTTTATATAAATGCCATATTGAGCAAATAAATAACCCTCACTATAAATTTCATCAATTATTTTAATATCATCGTAATTAAGCATAATAACCACCAAATTAAATATTAACTACTAAAATAAATTTTTATTAATTGAGATTATTAAAGTTCATTATTGGATATATCAAACTGCGAAGTCCTATTCAAAGATTGCCATTAAAATTTCTAATATCAAAGTTTTACAAATAGAAAAAGAAGGACGAAAATTTTTAAAATAAGAATATGGACGAAACTGATGAATTGTAGATTTAAACATGGGTTGATAAACATAGTTATCTATTTATTAAAGAAAATAATACTATAAAAAGAATAAAATTTAGCAGTTCTGTATGGTGGGATTATGGAACTACATATAGATGAAAAGAGATTGTTAAAGATTTTTCAGGATAATAATAGAGATGAGTTTAATTTAAATGAATTAGAGAAGTTCATGCCAAAAGAAAAGATTTTAAGGGTTTCTTTATGGTTAAAAGGTAAAAATTTGGTAGAAACAGAAGAAAAAGTAAAGAAGATAATAAAACTCATTAAAGAAGAAGAGTTTCCAGAGAGGAAAATAGCAAACTATTTAAAACAACACAACATCAAAGAAATTGAAATTAAAAACTTAAAAGATATTTTACCAAAAGAGGAAATTAATGCTGCCTTAGGTGCTATAAAAAGAAAAGGAATAGCAAGGATTGAGAAAGGTAAAATTATTTTTGATAATTTAGATTACAAGGATGTTGAAGAACAACTATTACAAAAAATCAAAGAAAATAAATACCTCGACGACTTTAGTGAAGAGGAAAAAAAGATTATAGACATTTTAAAAAAGAGAGGTTATGTAGATTTTGATGAAGAGAAAGAAATAAAGATAAAATT
It encodes the following:
- a CDS encoding TIGR01212 family radical SAM protein (This family includes YhcC from E. coli K-12, an uncharacterized radical SAM protein.); the encoded protein is MLNYDDIKIIDEIYSEGYLFAQYGIYIKKKFKQKIFKIPVDIGLGCPHKKNGGCIFCPEMGRPISVKYCSAKIPLKEQIKKQMENQKKKGFKKFYIYFYPGTNTYAPAEKLKEIWDFSLSYKEVIGLSIGTRPDCLEKEKLDILAEYVENGYDIWIDLGVQSMHQKTLEILNRGHDVSDIIKAIKDCHKRGIKVCGHVILGLPGESWKEMMETAKILSLLEIEAVKIYPLVVVKGTKLEEMYWKGEYRTLDENQYISLVCDFLEHLSPYVLIQRLSKDKVPESIKVSPEWYLGRLKIMNKVSEILKKRGTKQGARFFR